Proteins from a single region of Bdellovibrio bacteriovorus HD100:
- a CDS encoding cytochrome c biogenesis protein, with translation MKKIFLIIASLLVTCAAVAKPGDLLKSMPVQDGGRIKPYDSFAKEMLEIVYGKTKFEGRNATEIVLTWMLSPQAWEGKKIFEVRNHQVLQAMNLPKDQRYFNGEELFANERFTLLRQELQAKRETKEKLDPYFQALQRLENQFFVFQEIAAGRMLKVAPPKEGDTWLAVADLPEHLQAKFLDVTKAFVTYLGVIAEKGDSSVSGKALDEAVAAFETAAQAENPALYSLGGKITAEVHYNSFHPFRWAYVFYFLAFLVLLLVWALSKESLMTAAWVLLGIGFALNTYGFGLRMYIMDRAPVSNMYETVVWVAWGTVLFAAILEIIYKYRLILVAGTLVAAFGLVIADFAPAVLDPSLQPLEPVLRSNYWLTIHVMTITISYAAFFLAFGLGDLGLIYYLRGEEKHQAQIKAITTSIYRAMQIGVAFLAPGIILGGIWADYSWGRFWGWDPKETWALIALLGYLAVLHARYAGMLKHFGMVVTAVITFSLVIMAWYGVNFVLGAGLHSYGFGAGGVEYVSAFVAAHMLLVVYVSVIRQGRGKKATKES, from the coding sequence AACCAAATTCGAGGGCCGCAATGCCACCGAAATCGTTTTGACCTGGATGCTGTCTCCGCAGGCGTGGGAAGGCAAAAAAATCTTTGAAGTGCGCAACCACCAGGTTCTGCAGGCGATGAATCTTCCGAAAGACCAGCGCTATTTCAACGGTGAAGAGCTTTTTGCCAACGAAAGATTCACCCTGCTTCGTCAGGAACTTCAGGCCAAGCGTGAAACCAAAGAAAAGCTGGATCCGTACTTCCAGGCTTTGCAGCGTTTGGAAAACCAGTTCTTTGTATTTCAGGAAATCGCAGCCGGCCGTATGCTGAAGGTCGCTCCTCCTAAAGAAGGGGACACGTGGCTGGCGGTGGCGGATTTGCCAGAGCATCTTCAGGCGAAATTCCTGGATGTGACCAAAGCCTTTGTGACTTATCTGGGTGTGATCGCGGAAAAAGGGGACTCTTCTGTTTCCGGCAAAGCTCTGGATGAAGCCGTGGCGGCCTTTGAAACGGCGGCGCAGGCGGAAAATCCGGCATTGTACAGCCTGGGTGGTAAAATCACGGCAGAGGTTCACTATAACTCCTTCCATCCGTTCCGTTGGGCGTATGTGTTCTATTTCCTGGCATTCCTTGTGTTGTTGCTGGTGTGGGCTTTGAGCAAAGAGTCCCTGATGACGGCGGCGTGGGTGCTGTTGGGCATTGGTTTTGCGCTGAACACTTATGGATTTGGTTTGCGCATGTACATCATGGACCGTGCGCCGGTATCCAATATGTATGAAACAGTTGTCTGGGTTGCCTGGGGAACTGTGTTGTTTGCGGCGATTTTGGAAATCATTTACAAGTACCGGTTGATTCTGGTGGCCGGGACTTTGGTGGCTGCCTTTGGTCTGGTGATCGCGGACTTTGCGCCGGCAGTTTTGGATCCTTCCTTGCAGCCGCTGGAGCCGGTTTTGCGCAGCAACTACTGGCTGACGATCCACGTGATGACAATCACTATCAGTTATGCGGCCTTCTTCCTGGCGTTCGGGTTGGGTGATTTGGGATTGATCTATTATCTGCGTGGGGAAGAAAAGCACCAGGCGCAGATCAAAGCCATCACCACCAGCATCTATCGCGCTATGCAGATTGGTGTCGCGTTCCTGGCTCCGGGGATCATCCTTGGTGGTATCTGGGCGGATTACTCTTGGGGCCGTTTCTGGGGTTGGGACCCAAAAGAAACTTGGGCTTTGATCGCGCTGCTGGGTTATCTGGCGGTGTTGCATGCGCGCTACGCAGGCATGTTGAAGCATTTCGGAATGGTAGTGACAGCGGTTATCACTTTCTCGTTGGTGATCATGGCGTGGTACGGAGTGAACTTCGTACTTGGCGCGGGGCTCCATTCCTACGGCTTCGGTGCTGGTGGGGTTGAGTATGTGTCTGCTTTCGTGGCAGCGCACATGCTGTTAGTGGTTTATGTGAGTGTGATTAGACAAGGCAGAGGGAAGAAGGCGACGAAAGAGTCTTAA